A genomic segment from Pseudomonas sessilinigenes encodes:
- a CDS encoding 4-hydroxyproline epimerase codes for MKKISVIDSHTGGEPTRLVIDGFPDLGRGSMAERLDILRDRHDQWRRACVLEPRGSDVLVGALLCEPQAADACAGVIFFNNSGYLGMCGHGTIGLVRSLYHLGRIGCGVHHIETPVGAVQATLHEDLSVSVRNVPAYRYRRQVGVQVPGLGLVHGDIAWGGNWFFLISEHGQRIALDNVEALTQYTWNVRQALEATGITGAEGAVIDHIELFADDPQADSRNFVLCPGKAYDRSPCGTGTSAKLACLAADGKLAPGQTWRQASVIGSQFSASYETTGERIIPTLRGSAHISAEATLLLDDSDPFAWGIGS; via the coding sequence ATGAAAAAAATATCCGTGATCGACTCCCATACCGGCGGCGAACCCACTCGCCTGGTCATCGATGGTTTCCCCGACCTGGGCCGGGGTTCCATGGCCGAGCGCCTGGATATCCTGCGCGATCGGCATGATCAATGGCGCCGCGCCTGCGTTCTCGAACCCCGCGGCAGCGACGTACTGGTGGGAGCCCTGCTCTGCGAGCCGCAGGCGGCCGACGCCTGTGCCGGAGTGATCTTCTTCAACAACAGCGGCTACCTGGGCATGTGCGGCCACGGCACCATCGGCCTGGTCCGCTCGCTGTACCACCTGGGGCGCATCGGCTGTGGCGTGCACCACATCGAAACACCGGTGGGCGCGGTGCAGGCCACCCTGCACGAAGACCTGTCGGTGAGCGTGCGCAACGTCCCCGCCTATCGCTATCGTCGCCAGGTGGGCGTGCAGGTTCCCGGCCTGGGCCTGGTGCACGGTGATATCGCCTGGGGTGGCAACTGGTTCTTCCTCATTAGCGAGCACGGCCAACGCATCGCCCTGGACAACGTCGAAGCCCTGACCCAGTACACCTGGAACGTACGCCAGGCCCTCGAGGCCACCGGGATCACCGGCGCCGAAGGCGCAGTGATCGACCATATCGAGCTGTTCGCCGACGATCCCCAAGCCGACAGCCGCAACTTCGTACTGTGTCCCGGCAAGGCCTACGACCGCTCCCCCTGCGGTACCGGCACCAGCGCCAAGCTGGCCTGCCTGGCAGCCGACGGCAAGCTCGCTCCGGGCCAGACGTGGCGCCAGGCCAGCGTCATCGGCAGCCAGTTCAGCGCCTCCTATGAAACTACCGGTGAGCGCATCATCCCGACCTTGCGTGGCAGCGCGCATATCAGCGCCGAAGCCACCCTGCTACTGGACGACAGCGATCCGTTCGCCTGGGGCATCGGCTCGTGA
- a CDS encoding APC family permease: MSGKGKFKKQLSLVDLTFIGLGAIFGSGWLFAASHVSAIAGPAGIFSWLLGGFAVLLLGIVYCELGAALPRAGGVVRYPVFSHGPLLGYLMGFITLIAFSSLVAIEVVAARQYAAAWFPSLTHEGSSDPTIIGWLVQFALLCLFFWLNYYSVKTFAKSNNFISLFKFVVPLLVIGVLFTFFKPDNFHVQGFAPFGLSGIEMAVSAGGIIFAYLGLTPIISVASEVRNPQRTIPIALILSVLLSTLIYGLLQLAFLGSIPTEMLANGWSGISKEFSLPYRDIALTLGVGWLAYLVVADAVISPSGCGNIYMNATPRVVYGWARTGTFFKIFTRIDEQSGIPRPALWLTFGLSVFWTLPFPSWEALINVVSAALVLSYAVAPVSVAALRKSAPDLARPFRVRAFAVLGPLSFVIAALIVYWSGWSTVSWLLGLQILMFVIYLLCKRLVPTDHLSLGEQVRSSSWLIAFYALTIVISYLGSFGGIGVLAHPFDTLTVTLMALCIYYWGANTGVPSAKLALDGDEEE, translated from the coding sequence ATGTCAGGCAAAGGTAAATTCAAGAAACAACTCTCTCTGGTGGACCTGACCTTCATCGGGTTGGGTGCGATCTTCGGTTCCGGCTGGCTGTTTGCCGCCAGCCATGTCTCGGCGATTGCCGGACCGGCAGGGATCTTTTCCTGGCTGCTGGGCGGTTTTGCCGTGCTGTTGCTGGGCATCGTCTACTGCGAGCTGGGGGCCGCCTTGCCGCGCGCTGGTGGCGTGGTGCGCTATCCGGTGTTCTCCCATGGCCCGCTGCTGGGGTACTTGATGGGGTTTATCACCTTGATCGCCTTTTCCAGCCTGGTGGCGATCGAGGTAGTGGCGGCCCGGCAATACGCAGCGGCCTGGTTTCCCAGCTTGACCCATGAAGGCAGCAGCGACCCGACGATCATAGGCTGGTTGGTACAGTTCGCGTTGCTGTGCCTGTTCTTCTGGCTCAACTACTACAGCGTCAAGACCTTCGCCAAATCCAACAACTTCATCAGCCTGTTCAAGTTCGTGGTGCCGTTGCTGGTGATCGGCGTCCTGTTCACCTTCTTCAAGCCCGACAACTTCCATGTCCAGGGTTTCGCCCCATTCGGCCTGTCGGGGATCGAGATGGCGGTCTCGGCGGGCGGCATCATCTTTGCCTACCTGGGGCTGACCCCGATCATCTCCGTGGCCAGCGAGGTACGTAACCCCCAGCGGACGATTCCCATTGCGCTGATCCTCTCGGTGCTGCTCTCGACCTTGATCTACGGCTTGCTGCAACTGGCATTCCTGGGCAGCATCCCCACGGAAATGCTGGCCAATGGCTGGAGCGGTATCAGCAAGGAGTTCTCGCTGCCGTACCGTGATATCGCCCTGACCCTCGGGGTGGGCTGGCTGGCCTACCTGGTGGTGGCCGACGCGGTGATCTCCCCCAGCGGTTGCGGCAATATCTACATGAACGCCACGCCGCGAGTGGTCTACGGCTGGGCCCGGACCGGCACCTTCTTCAAGATATTCACCCGTATCGACGAGCAGTCGGGTATCCCACGTCCGGCGCTGTGGCTGACCTTCGGCCTGTCGGTATTCTGGACATTGCCGTTCCCGTCCTGGGAAGCCCTGATCAATGTGGTCTCGGCCGCGTTGGTATTGAGCTATGCCGTCGCGCCAGTGAGCGTCGCCGCCTTGCGCAAGAGCGCCCCTGATCTGGCGCGACCGTTTCGGGTCAGGGCGTTCGCCGTGCTGGGGCCGTTGTCGTTCGTGATCGCTGCGCTGATCGTCTATTGGTCAGGTTGGAGCACCGTGTCCTGGCTGCTGGGGCTGCAGATCCTGATGTTCGTGATTTACCTGCTGTGCAAGCGCCTGGTACCCACCGATCACCTGAGCCTGGGTGAGCAGGTACGTTCGTCGTCGTGGCTGATCGCTTTCTACGCGCTGACCATCGTCATTTCCTACCTGGGCAGCTTTGGCGGGATCGGCGTCCTGGCGCATCCGTTCGATACCTTGACCGTCACCCTGATGGCACTGTGTATCTACTACTGGGGAGCCAATACCGGCGTTCCCAGTGCCAAGCTGGCGCTGGATGGCGACGAAGAAGAGTGA
- a CDS encoding (2Fe-2S)-binding protein — protein MIIYLDQQAVLVRPGISVAAALAVSGNSRTRLSCTGSPRAAFCGMGICQECRMTIDGRRQLACQTLCRDGMQVERSQ, from the coding sequence ATGATCATCTACCTGGACCAGCAGGCCGTGCTGGTACGCCCTGGCATCAGCGTTGCCGCTGCCTTGGCCGTCAGCGGCAACTCACGCACCCGGCTCTCTTGTACCGGAAGTCCCAGGGCAGCGTTCTGCGGCATGGGAATCTGCCAGGAATGCCGGATGACCATCGACGGGCGCCGCCAACTGGCCTGCCAGACCCTGTGCCGCGACGGCATGCAGGTGGAGCGCAGTCAATGA
- a CDS encoding SMI1/KNR4 family protein yields the protein MGKVRVLGTTQEAIHAAETQLGLPLPKSFADWLLANNGRALGALVVLPVFDARDPRKTWDSIVRYFQGGWQRWQENFGDRPEGCSRLLPFAEFGTGDCYCFDYATLGETGEPVVVLWSHETGQASVVADSYAAFLASPDRPG from the coding sequence ATGGGCAAAGTGAGGGTGCTAGGCACGACGCAGGAGGCGATCCATGCCGCCGAGACGCAATTGGGGCTGCCCCTGCCGAAGTCTTTCGCCGATTGGCTTTTGGCTAACAATGGCAGGGCCCTGGGCGCCTTGGTGGTGCTCCCGGTCTTCGATGCGCGTGATCCACGCAAGACCTGGGACTCCATCGTTCGCTATTTCCAGGGGGGCTGGCAGCGGTGGCAAGAGAATTTTGGCGATCGTCCGGAAGGCTGCTCCAGGTTACTGCCGTTCGCGGAGTTCGGAACGGGGGACTGCTACTGCTTCGATTACGCCACGCTCGGTGAAACCGGCGAACCCGTGGTGGTGCTTTGGTCCCATGAGACAGGCCAGGCTTCAGTCGTCGCCGATAGCTATGCAGCCTTCCTGGCCAGCCCTGATCGGCCTGGGTAG
- a CDS encoding sensor domain-containing diguanylate cyclase, which produces MPDKALAEEQRLAALYALELLDTARCESFDRICRLAAQFFKVPTALITLVDRDRQWFKSRVGFAVEQTPIDQSFCAYTIKSGEVFEVQDARQDVRFHANPLVTEGPGIGFYAGAPLITSTGHAIGSLCVIDKQPQRLDAAERQQLRDLASLVMEQIEQRQRQTRRDPVSGLPNREQFQRDLHDLADEHPGERRVLVLVDAVDMTVAHELTLALGMAPFEIIVRFLAQQLLAYLGRHVRVYHVSAKRFGFLLPAAPGVERLLEGLVRRLRRQPPGLELPMVPGVCAGMVEFSTDHDAVPDVLRKAMFALELAALERCTWAPYDLVRDQAYRRAFNLAADIGEALDTGQIYLMFQPRFALPDGAQVSAEALIRWDHPWLGPISPAEFIPVMERNAQIHQVTHWLIDAVLHKLHLWSASDVQRLSINLSPQDFEDQDIADVLRDACLRHRINPRRLEVEITEGAWLRSNPKVLEQLSKIRALGMDVAIDDFGTGYSNFAYLHQIPANVVKLDKSMVTDLESSAQHQKITRSVIALARELGYRTVAEGIESFKCLQMLRSFGCDEAQGYFLARPMPQDKFLARSEAQRFPLQAGF; this is translated from the coding sequence ATGCCGGATAAGGCATTGGCCGAGGAGCAGCGCCTGGCCGCCTTGTATGCCCTCGAGCTGCTGGATACGGCCCGCTGCGAAAGCTTCGATCGCATCTGCCGCCTGGCCGCGCAGTTCTTCAAGGTCCCCACGGCGCTGATTACCCTGGTGGATCGTGATCGACAGTGGTTCAAGTCGCGCGTGGGGTTTGCCGTCGAGCAGACGCCGATCGATCAGTCGTTCTGCGCCTACACGATCAAGTCCGGTGAGGTGTTCGAAGTTCAGGACGCTCGCCAGGACGTGCGTTTCCATGCCAATCCACTGGTGACCGAGGGCCCGGGCATAGGTTTTTATGCCGGGGCGCCCTTGATCACTTCCACGGGGCACGCCATCGGCAGCCTGTGCGTCATCGACAAGCAGCCGCAGCGGCTCGATGCCGCCGAGCGTCAACAGCTGCGTGACCTGGCCTCCCTGGTGATGGAGCAGATCGAGCAACGCCAGCGCCAGACCCGCCGTGATCCGGTCAGTGGCCTGCCCAACCGCGAGCAGTTCCAGCGCGACTTGCACGATCTGGCGGACGAACACCCCGGGGAGCGACGGGTGCTGGTGCTGGTGGATGCGGTGGACATGACCGTGGCCCATGAGTTGACCCTGGCCCTGGGCATGGCGCCGTTCGAGATCATCGTGCGTTTTCTTGCCCAGCAGTTGCTCGCCTACCTGGGTCGGCATGTGCGGGTCTATCACGTCTCGGCCAAGCGCTTCGGCTTCCTGCTGCCGGCCGCACCTGGGGTCGAGCGTTTGCTGGAGGGCCTGGTGCGTCGCTTGCGCCGCCAGCCGCCGGGCCTGGAATTGCCGATGGTGCCGGGAGTGTGCGCGGGCATGGTGGAGTTTTCCACGGATCATGACGCCGTGCCGGACGTGTTGCGCAAGGCCATGTTCGCCCTGGAGCTGGCCGCGCTGGAGCGCTGTACCTGGGCGCCCTACGACCTGGTGCGCGACCAGGCCTACCGGCGTGCCTTCAACCTGGCCGCGGACATCGGCGAGGCTCTGGACACCGGGCAGATCTACCTGATGTTCCAGCCGCGCTTCGCCCTGCCCGATGGCGCCCAGGTCAGTGCCGAGGCGCTGATCCGCTGGGACCATCCCTGGCTGGGGCCGATTTCCCCTGCGGAGTTCATTCCGGTGATGGAGCGCAACGCCCAGATCCACCAGGTGACCCACTGGCTGATCGATGCGGTGTTGCACAAGTTGCATCTATGGAGTGCCAGTGATGTGCAACGCCTGTCGATCAACCTGTCACCCCAGGATTTCGAGGACCAGGACATCGCCGATGTGTTGCGCGATGCCTGCCTGCGCCACCGCATCAATCCCCGGCGCCTGGAAGTGGAGATCACCGAAGGCGCCTGGCTGCGCTCCAACCCGAAAGTGTTGGAGCAGTTGAGCAAGATTCGCGCCCTGGGCATGGATGTGGCCATCGACGATTTTGGTACCGGCTACAGCAACTTCGCCTATCTGCACCAGATTCCGGCCAATGTGGTGAAGCTCGACAAATCCATGGTCACTGACCTTGAGAGCAGCGCACAGCACCAGAAGATCACCCGCTCGGTGATCGCCCTGGCCCGCGAACTGGGCTACCGCACCGTGGCCGAGGGCATCGAGAGCTTCAAGTGCCTGCAGATGTTGCGGTCCTTCGGCTGTGACGAGGCCCAGGGTTACTTCCTGGCCCGGCCCATGCCCCAGGACAAGTTCCTGGCCCGTAGCGAAGCGCAGCGCTTTCCGCTGCAGGCAGGCTTCTAG
- a CDS encoding alpha/beta fold hydrolase, with translation MRPEIAVLDIQGQYRVYTEFYRAEAADKTIILVNGSMATTASFAQTVKNLHPQFNVVLYDQPYAGRSKAHNRHERMLTKEIEGQILLELIEHFAAEHVLSFSWGGAATLQALAQCPRRIEKAVISSFSPVINEPMRDYLERGVDYLGNLDRHRVGHLVNDTIGKHLPSLFKRFNYRHVSSLAEHEYGQMHFHISHVLNSDRQCYIKAAKNIQIPVLFINGEWDEYTSAKDARLFANHVRNSSFSTISATGHFLDMEHKAACQDSRRALLSFLKPLQYDARPRPSYVQGQHARAV, from the coding sequence ATGAGGCCAGAAATCGCTGTGCTGGATATACAAGGTCAGTATCGGGTTTACACGGAGTTCTATCGCGCGGAAGCTGCGGACAAGACCATCATCCTGGTCAACGGCTCGATGGCCACCACGGCGTCCTTTGCCCAAACCGTGAAGAACCTCCATCCGCAGTTCAACGTGGTGCTCTACGACCAGCCCTATGCAGGTCGCTCCAAGGCCCATAACCGGCATGAGCGCATGCTGACCAAGGAAATCGAGGGGCAGATCCTGCTGGAGCTCATCGAACACTTCGCCGCCGAGCATGTGCTGTCGTTTTCCTGGGGCGGGGCCGCGACCTTGCAGGCACTCGCCCAATGCCCGCGGCGCATCGAAAAGGCGGTGATCAGCTCATTCTCGCCGGTGATCAACGAACCGATGCGCGACTACCTGGAACGCGGCGTCGACTACCTCGGCAACCTTGACCGCCATCGCGTCGGCCATCTGGTCAACGACACCATCGGCAAGCACTTGCCATCGCTGTTCAAGCGCTTCAACTATCGCCATGTGAGCAGCCTGGCCGAGCATGAGTACGGGCAGATGCACTTTCACATCAGTCATGTGCTCAACAGCGATCGCCAGTGCTACATCAAGGCGGCGAAGAATATTCAGATACCCGTGCTGTTCATCAATGGCGAGTGGGACGAGTACACCTCGGCCAAGGACGCCCGGCTGTTCGCCAACCATGTGCGAAACTCGAGCTTCAGTACGATCAGCGCGACAGGGCATTTCCTGGACATGGAACACAAGGCCGCTTGCCAGGACAGTCGCCGGGCGCTGCTGAGCTTCCTCAAGCCCTTGCAATACGATGCTCGTCCGCGCCCCTCCTACGTTCAGGGCCAACATGCACGAGCCGTCTGA
- a CDS encoding GNAT family N-acetyltransferase, with amino-acid sequence MDLHFETANLLLRPRTFEHFEACLRMDQDPQVTRFIPGEWDGGQWHRGFLQARISQDFGERCGYWAIFARQAPDELLGWVSFIPFDAVGPELEMGWRLVQRAWGRGFASEAARRIVEHAFADPQVERLVADAHVDNLASLAVARKIGFRVSHDADFEGLPSRFFEMTREDFLRQQASAGLSRA; translated from the coding sequence ATGGACTTGCACTTCGAAACCGCCAACCTGTTGCTGCGACCGCGCACCTTCGAGCATTTCGAGGCCTGCCTTCGCATGGACCAGGACCCGCAAGTCACGCGTTTCATACCCGGTGAGTGGGACGGCGGGCAGTGGCACCGGGGTTTCCTGCAGGCGCGGATTTCCCAGGACTTTGGTGAGCGGTGCGGTTATTGGGCGATCTTCGCCAGGCAGGCGCCTGACGAGTTGCTGGGCTGGGTCTCGTTCATCCCCTTCGATGCCGTAGGGCCCGAGTTGGAGATGGGCTGGCGCCTGGTGCAACGAGCCTGGGGGCGGGGCTTCGCTTCCGAGGCGGCCCGACGGATCGTCGAGCACGCGTTCGCCGATCCGCAGGTCGAGCGGCTGGTGGCCGATGCACATGTGGACAACCTTGCCTCGTTGGCAGTGGCCCGCAAGATTGGCTTTCGGGTTTCCCACGACGCTGACTTCGAAGGCCTGCCCAGCCGTTTCTTCGAGATGACCCGCGAGGATTTTCTTCGGCAGCAGGCCAGCGCTGGATTGTCGCGTGCCTGA
- a CDS encoding alpha/beta hydrolase family protein has protein sequence MMKPVRAMACCGALLFGMASCSHAALEQPYMRRCELPAVSAQVRQLPAPGGAWCVGKASFALRDAARPEPFSRTENARRELALKVWYPIANPARQLPRAEYAEPQALMAMKIAPEELAVLSHSGAGARMQKQRQYPVLLFSPGLGAVAEFYSGLLEDLASRGYVVVAINHPHISGVTVLPGERVVPMLAALEEDETRLASAAPVVVDDLRTTLDWLQRQNQDPKHLLGGHLDLNRIGALGHSFGGSAALQAARVDKRLRAAANLDGTIQGSLAGPWNKPLLLYSAGNDPQDASMDQVWAVHRGPGVRKVLGNAGHHDFTDGRWVLPGPVVEEMGEVFGSIDRGLALRSLRVDLSEFFARYVAHP, from the coding sequence ATGATGAAGCCTGTCAGAGCCATGGCCTGCTGTGGTGCGCTGCTGTTCGGTATGGCCAGCTGTAGTCACGCTGCGCTGGAACAGCCATACATGCGCCGTTGCGAGTTGCCGGCAGTCAGTGCGCAGGTTCGGCAACTCCCCGCGCCTGGTGGTGCCTGGTGCGTCGGCAAGGCCAGTTTCGCATTGCGGGACGCGGCACGCCCCGAGCCATTCTCCAGGACGGAAAATGCCCGGCGCGAGCTGGCGCTGAAAGTCTGGTACCCGATTGCCAATCCCGCACGCCAGCTGCCTCGTGCCGAATATGCCGAACCCCAGGCCCTGATGGCGATGAAGATTGCCCCTGAGGAGCTCGCGGTGCTCAGCCACTCCGGCGCAGGAGCCCGGATGCAGAAACAGCGTCAATATCCGGTCTTGCTGTTTTCTCCCGGGTTGGGAGCGGTGGCCGAGTTCTACAGTGGCCTGCTCGAAGACCTGGCCAGCCGTGGCTACGTGGTCGTGGCCATCAACCATCCCCACATCTCCGGGGTCACCGTGTTGCCTGGAGAGCGGGTGGTCCCGATGCTTGCGGCCCTGGAAGAAGACGAGACCCGCTTGGCGAGCGCTGCGCCGGTGGTGGTGGATGACCTGCGCACGACACTGGACTGGCTGCAGCGGCAGAACCAGGACCCCAAGCACTTGCTGGGTGGCCATCTGGACTTGAATCGCATCGGTGCCCTGGGCCATTCCTTCGGTGGGTCGGCCGCCCTGCAAGCCGCTCGGGTAGACAAGCGCTTGCGGGCCGCAGCGAACCTGGACGGTACCATCCAGGGCAGCCTGGCCGGCCCCTGGAACAAGCCCCTGCTGCTGTATTCGGCTGGTAACGATCCGCAGGATGCCAGCATGGACCAGGTCTGGGCCGTCCATCGAGGGCCGGGGGTGCGCAAGGTCCTGGGGAATGCAGGCCACCATGATTTCACCGATGGCCGCTGGGTGCTCCCAGGGCCCGTGGTCGAAGAGATGGGGGAGGTGTTCGGCAGCATCGACCGCGGCTTGGCGTTGCGTTCCTTGCGCGTGGACCTCAGTGAGTTCTTTGCCCGTTATGTGGCCCATCCATAG
- a CDS encoding NAD(P)/FAD-dependent oxidoreductase, producing the protein MSHGAEADVIVVGAGIIGAACAHELALRGLRVLVLDDAVGGATGAGMGHLVVMDDNPAELALSHYSIELWRQFQKRLPTACAYRNCGTLWLAADSAEMDLARAKQRTLAEHGVATQLLDATHLAKLEPMLRKGLGGALKIPGDGILYAPATAQWLLESHPSISRRRGHVRHVAQDRLELDDGQLLHAPRILVANGFGARQLLPTLPLRPKKGHLLITDRYPRQVNHQLVELGYAASAHASNGTSVAFNVQPRPTGQLLIGSSRQFDTLDPQVDPEVLAPMLRRAVGYLPELAQLNGIRSWTGFRSATPDGLPILGEHPQQPGLWLAVGHEGLGVTTAPASARLLADLMCDRPPAIDPRPYLPGRFTSLTGVTP; encoded by the coding sequence GTGAGCCACGGGGCCGAAGCGGATGTGATCGTGGTCGGCGCCGGGATCATCGGCGCAGCCTGCGCCCATGAGCTGGCGCTGCGCGGATTGCGGGTACTGGTACTGGACGACGCCGTCGGCGGCGCCACCGGGGCGGGCATGGGCCACCTGGTGGTCATGGACGACAACCCCGCCGAGCTGGCCTTGAGTCATTACTCCATAGAACTCTGGCGACAGTTCCAGAAGCGCCTGCCGACAGCCTGCGCCTATCGCAATTGCGGCACGTTGTGGCTGGCCGCCGATAGCGCGGAAATGGACCTGGCACGGGCCAAGCAGCGCACTCTGGCCGAGCACGGCGTGGCCACCCAGCTACTGGATGCAACGCATCTGGCGAAGCTGGAACCCATGCTGCGCAAGGGGCTGGGTGGTGCCTTGAAGATTCCTGGCGACGGCATTCTCTACGCACCCGCCACGGCCCAATGGCTGCTGGAAAGTCACCCTTCGATCAGCCGCCGGCGCGGCCATGTACGACATGTCGCCCAAGATCGGCTGGAACTCGATGACGGCCAGCTGTTGCACGCCCCAAGGATCCTGGTGGCCAACGGCTTCGGTGCTCGCCAACTGCTACCGACCCTGCCCCTGCGCCCGAAAAAAGGCCACCTGCTGATTACCGATCGCTATCCGCGTCAGGTTAATCATCAATTGGTGGAGCTGGGGTACGCCGCCAGCGCCCACGCCAGCAATGGCACCTCCGTGGCCTTCAACGTCCAGCCACGCCCAACCGGCCAGTTGCTGATCGGCTCGTCCCGCCAGTTCGACACCCTCGATCCACAGGTCGATCCCGAAGTGCTGGCACCGATGCTGCGCCGGGCCGTGGGCTACCTGCCGGAACTGGCGCAACTCAACGGTATTCGAAGCTGGACCGGTTTTCGCTCGGCGACCCCGGATGGCCTGCCGATCCTCGGCGAACATCCGCAACAGCCAGGTTTGTGGCTGGCAGTCGGACATGAAGGACTGGGGGTGACCACCGCCCCCGCCAGTGCACGGTTGCTGGCTGACCTGATGTGCGACCGGCCCCCAGCGATCGACCCTCGTCCCTACCTCCCCGGGCGCTTTACCTCCCTGACTGGAGTCACCCCATGA
- a CDS encoding TonB-dependent receptor, whose protein sequence is MSSTTRPHSWKLWPTSLGLLALSEASLGATSEHPEAPSGSAAVTLGTTQVKGQHQPGYKREASDSVKFTAPLRETPKSVTIITESLMQERAVSTLADALRTTPGITFGAGEGGTPLGDRPFIRGFEASTDIMIDGIRDVGRMTHEAFNVEQIEVVKGPGSAYSGRGSTGGSINLISKAPKQESFASGSLTLGTDQLRRSTLDVNQYLPEQNMALRLNAMKHEADTPGRDDVEVTRWGLAPSVSFGLNTDTRGTLSYYHMQSDDIPDQGHPVSAITGKPAKVDRDNFYGFAKRDFRKTSSDIATLQLEHDVNEHLTLRNTTRQGRSMQDYIMSRPTFGSIDNELAGVVMRGPARGRNVVNTSLINQTDIFGTFDTGPIGHSYSAGLEFSRERIDVKNRYAPRGSDPGSLHAPNPRDAHAPVARGNGSHDVTRHNNRALYVMDTLALHEQWDLNLGTRFDNYHVRDAAQSNRSNIWTYQAGLVFKPLPYASLYLSYGTSFNPSGETAGQSGGADGAAGGRLSNLDPEKSRSIELGTKWDLLDERLALTAAVFKTEKSNARTYDPLSNEVTLDGNVEVKGFEVGATGHLTDQWEVMAGYTYLDAKTVKYASGKNTNFDGNRAKFIAPNSGSVWTTYSFAERWKAGAGANYVDKRYTDDANTRSLDSYWRYDAMLAYRVNKNLDLQLNLLNLTDETYYDASHVGMFAIVAPGRSAELAANVRF, encoded by the coding sequence ATGTCCAGCACTACCCGTCCACATTCTTGGAAGTTGTGGCCCACATCCCTTGGCTTGCTGGCCCTCAGTGAAGCCAGCCTGGGTGCTACCTCGGAACACCCCGAAGCGCCATCCGGCAGCGCTGCCGTCACCCTCGGCACCACCCAGGTCAAGGGGCAGCACCAGCCCGGTTACAAGCGTGAGGCCTCCGACTCGGTGAAATTCACAGCCCCGCTGAGAGAAACCCCGAAGTCGGTCACCATCATCACCGAATCCCTGATGCAGGAGCGTGCGGTATCGACCCTGGCAGACGCCCTGCGCACCACTCCTGGCATCACCTTCGGCGCTGGCGAAGGTGGCACACCATTGGGCGATCGCCCGTTCATTCGCGGTTTCGAAGCCAGCACCGACATCATGATCGATGGTATTCGCGATGTAGGGCGCATGACCCACGAAGCCTTCAACGTCGAACAGATCGAGGTCGTCAAGGGACCAGGCTCAGCCTATTCCGGCCGCGGCTCCACGGGTGGCAGCATCAACCTGATCAGCAAGGCCCCGAAGCAGGAATCCTTCGCCTCCGGCAGCCTGACCCTGGGGACCGATCAACTTCGCCGTAGCACCCTCGACGTCAACCAGTACCTGCCCGAACAGAACATGGCCCTGCGCCTGAACGCGATGAAGCACGAAGCCGACACGCCCGGGCGCGACGATGTCGAAGTCACCCGCTGGGGCCTGGCCCCGAGCGTCTCCTTCGGCCTGAACACCGATACCCGCGGTACGCTGAGCTACTACCACATGCAGAGCGACGACATTCCCGACCAGGGGCATCCGGTGTCGGCCATCACTGGCAAGCCGGCCAAGGTCGACAGGGATAACTTCTACGGTTTTGCCAAGCGCGACTTCCGCAAGACCTCCTCCGACATCGCCACCCTGCAGCTGGAACATGACGTCAATGAACACCTGACCCTGCGCAATACCACCCGCCAGGGGCGCAGCATGCAGGACTACATCATGAGTCGGCCGACCTTCGGCTCCATCGACAATGAGCTGGCCGGCGTGGTGATGCGTGGCCCCGCACGTGGACGCAACGTGGTCAACACCTCGCTGATCAACCAGACCGACATCTTCGGTACCTTCGACACCGGTCCCATCGGCCACAGCTACAGCGCCGGCCTGGAGTTCTCCCGTGAACGGATCGATGTGAAGAACCGCTACGCCCCCCGTGGTTCCGATCCAGGCAGCCTGCACGCCCCCAACCCACGTGATGCCCATGCCCCGGTAGCACGAGGTAATGGCAGTCACGACGTCACCCGGCACAACAACCGCGCCCTGTATGTGATGGACACCCTGGCCCTGCACGAGCAGTGGGACCTGAACCTGGGAACGCGCTTCGACAACTACCACGTCCGGGACGCTGCCCAGAGCAACCGCAGCAATATCTGGACCTACCAGGCCGGCCTCGTTTTCAAGCCCCTGCCCTACGCCAGCCTCTATCTGTCCTACGGCACCTCGTTCAACCCATCTGGGGAAACAGCCGGGCAATCCGGCGGGGCCGACGGCGCGGCCGGCGGCCGCTTGAGCAACCTGGATCCGGAAAAGAGCCGCAGCATCGAACTGGGTACCAAGTGGGACCTGCTCGATGAACGCCTGGCCCTGACGGCCGCGGTGTTCAAGACCGAAAAGTCCAATGCGCGGACCTACGACCCGCTCAGCAATGAGGTGACCCTGGACGGCAACGTCGAGGTCAAGGGTTTTGAAGTGGGAGCCACTGGCCATCTCACGGACCAGTGGGAAGTGATGGCAGGCTACACCTACCTGGACGCCAAGACGGTCAAGTACGCCTCAGGCAAGAACACCAACTTCGACGGCAACCGCGCCAAGTTCATCGCTCCCAACAGCGGCTCGGTGTGGACCACCTACAGCTTCGCCGAACGCTGGAAGGCCGGTGCCGGCGCCAACTATGTAGACAAGCGCTACACCGACGATGCCAATACCCGGAGCCTGGATTCCTACTGGCGCTACGACGCCATGCTGGCCTACCGGGTGAACAAGAACCTCGACCTGCAGCTCAACCTGCTGAACCTCACCGACGAGACCTACTACGACGCCTCCCACGTCGGCATGTTCGCCATCGTCGCCCCTGGCCGTTCAGCCGAACTGGCAGCCAACGTGCGCTTCTGA